A window of Pelomonas sp. SE-A7 genomic DNA:
ACTGCCCTGGCTGCAGGACAAGCGCACCTTCGTGCTCGGCCCCAGCGGCACGGGCAAGAGCACCCTGATCAATCTGCTGATCCCCGATGCCCAGGCCCAGGTCGGCGACATCTCCCAGGCCCTGAACTCCGGCCGCCATACGACCACCACGACGCAGTGGTACTGGGTGGACACCGAACGCCGGACAGCGCTGATCGATTCACCAGGCTTCCAGGAGTTCGGCCTGCGCCAGATCGATCCGCAGCAGCTACCGCTGCTGATGCCCGACCTGCGAGCTCATGCGAGCGACTGCCGTTTCTACAACTGCACGCACCAGCACGAGCCGGGCTGCGGTGTTCGAGCCGCGGTGGACAGCGGCGCGATCAGCAACTCGCGTTATCGCATCTACGGCGAGATCCTGGCCGAGCTGACCAGCAAGCGCTGGTAATCCGGACTACTCCAGCCGGGGCGCTCCAGAGCCCGGCACTTCCCGCGCCTCCACATCGACCACATCGCCGACGGGCTGGCGTGTACTGCCTCCCGGGCGGTACTGGGTAGCGCGACGGAAGCGGCCCATGTCGATAGTCGGACGGCGGCCGCGCACCAGGCTCCAGACCAGCAGCACGAACATGGTCACGAGGGCCACCAGCACCAGGCCGACCACGAAGACCAGGGTGAAGACCGTCAGCAGGATGCGCAACAGCAGGGAGAAGATTCCGGACATGGCTTTCTTTGAAATGGAGGAGAGCAGGCGTCAGCCGCGGCCGACGAAGGGCATGGCCGTGGCCATGACGGTCATGAACTGGACATTGGCCGAAAGCGGCATCGAGGCCATGCAGAGCAGCGCATCGGCCACCTGCTTCAAGTCCATGGTCGGCTCCACCGCCATCTGGCCATTGGCCTGCCGCACGCCCTGGGTCATGGGCCTGGCCATGTCGGTCAGCGCATTGCCGATGTCGAGCTGGCCGCAGGCAATGTCGAAGGCCCGGCCGTCCAGCGACAGCGATTTGGTCAGGCCGGTGATCGCGTGCTTGGTGGCGGTGTACGGAGCCGAATTGGGTCGGGGCGCATGGGCCGAGATCGACCCGTTGTTGATGATGCGACCGCCACGCGGCGACTGCTTCTTCATCAGCCGGAAGGCGGCTTGGGCGCAGAGGAAGCTGCCAGTCAGGTTCACGTCCACCGATGTCCGCCACTGCTCCACGGGCAGTTCGTCGATGGGCACCGAGGGCACAAAGAGTCCGGCGTTGTTGAACAGCAGGTCGAGCCGGCCGTAGTCGGCCTCCACACGCTCGAACAGCGCCCTGACTTCCTCCGGTCGGCTGACGTCGGCCGCCACCGGCAGGCAATTCGCCGGATGACTGGCCGCCGCCGCGGTCTTCTGCAGCGCTTCGAGCCGGCGACCGGCGAGCACCACTTGCCAGCCTGCCTCAGCGAGCGCCAGCGAACAGGCCCGGCCGATGCCACTGCCTGCACCGGTCACCAGGGCGATCCTGGCTTGCTTGTCGTCTTGGGTCATGCATCCGCCTGTTCCAGCCAGGCGCGATGATAGTCAGGCCCGCAGGCCCTTACTGCGCCGCGGTCGAACGGGCGGCGACGCGCTGGCCGTCCAGCGTACGCTGGCCGTCGATCACGACGCGCGGCAACTGTGCCACCGTCTGGTTCTCGCGAGCGCGGGCCACCTGGGTTTCGATGCTCTGGCCGGTGATCTCGACGCGCGGCAGCTGAGCCACTTGCGGGTCGGCGTGGACCGTCAGGGCGCTGGCACCAGCAGCCGTGATCATGATGGCGAACACCAGGGCCAGGCGCTTGACTTGGGCGTAGCGGTCGTAGCAGTAGATGCGGTTCATATTGGCCTCCTTGAGCCGTGCAGCGGGTCTTTGTTCTGCTGCGATGGACCGAATCATGCCCAGGGCAAACCCTAGGCTCCAGCACCATGCGATCAGAGGCTGGATCGGGCGATGAACTGCAGCTGGCAGTGACGAATGACTCGGACGCCAGCCCGTCAACCTAGGCAAACACCTAGATCATGGGCCGCAATGAGCAGCTCGTGACTTTCAGGGATCTGGCGCATGCGACCAGCCACGTCGATCAGCGGGACTGCACGGCACTGCCCCTCTTGCAAAGCAACCATATGACCAAATTCACCCGCCACCACCATGCGCGCGGCTTGGACACCAAATCGGGTGGCTAGAACCCGGTCGAATGCCGTGGGGTTGCCTCCGCGCTGCAGATGACCGAGCAAGGTATGGCGCACTTCCAGGTCTCCCCCGAGCCGGCGCTGAAGTCCTTCGGTCACCCGCTGACCCACGCCGCCGAGCCGCTCGACCGAGCCGGGACCGGATTGGAGGACCAGCTCGCCGCCAAGTTCGTGCGCACCCTCGGCTACACAAACCAATGCAAAGCCCTGCCGGCTACATCGATCAAAGCAATGGGCCGCCAGGACATCCGGATCAAAGGGCCGTTCTGGCAACAGCATTGCATCAGCGCCGCCAGCCAGCCCACCTTCCAGCGCAATCCAGCCTGCGTGCCGGCCCATGGTTTCTACAACCATCAGGCGACCGTGGCTGCGCGCCGTGGTTTCGAGACGGCCCAGCGCCTCGGCGACGACGGCAACAGCGCTGTCGAAGCCGAAACTTCGCTCGTTGTGCGCAACGTCGTTGTCGATGGTCTTGGGGACGCCAACGACGGGAACACCAAGCCTCGCAAATCGCTCCGCGATGGTCATCGTGCCATCACCTCCGATTGCGATCAGGGCATCGACGCCAGCACGATCCAAGGTTTCAATTGCACGCGCTGACACATCGCTGCCGCCTGCGCCGAAATAGTGAAAGGGATCCGCGCGATTGTGGGTGCCCAGCAGGGTGCCGCCTTCGTTGACGATGCCTCGCACCCCCGCCGCGTCCAGCTTGCGCACCCGGCCTTCGATCAGTCCGAGGAAGCCGCGTTCAATGCCGAGGATCTCCGCACCGTGCTGCTCGATCAATGCAAGGCTGACTGCCCTGATCACTGCATTGAGGCCTGGGCAGTCGCCCCCTCCCGTCAGAATGCCGACACGCATGGCAGTACGCTCTCCTGACCGGAATCCTGCCATCGGCCGAGTGGACGCTCAAGCGGCGCCTCCCGGCGCCGCTTGATCCAGCTCAGCAAGCGCGCTTACTTGGCGGCCGATGCAGCGACTGCAGCAGCCTTGGCCTTGGCTCGTTCAGCCGCGACAGCCTTCCAATCGGCTTCTTCGTATTCCTTGCCGACGCATTTGGCCTTGTGATCGGTCTTGTCGTCTTTCAGAGCTTCGATCCGCTCGTTCAAGGCAACCTTGGATTCATTGTGCGGCCCGACTCGGACGTCCAGCGCTGCCTTGTTCTTCAGCAAGGTCTCGCGGAGCTTGTTGTAGTCGTCGATGCGGGCTTGCACGGCGATCCGACGCTCATCGAAGTCCTTGATCTTCTTGAGCATCTCATCCTTCTTGGTCTTGCCTTCCTTCTGCTCCTGAAGGAGAAGTTCGTTGGCCTTGTTCAAGCCAACGACGTCGTCATTCAGCGTAGCGCCCATCTTGTTGAAATCGTCGGTGGCCTTGTTGCTGTCGTCCATGGCCTTCTTGAGCTCGTCCTGACGCTCGTCAAAGGCCTTGATCAGCGGCGGCAGCGCCAGTTCCTCGGACTCGATTCGCTCGTTGATTTCCTGGCATTCACGAATCTGGTAGCGCGACATCACGACGGCCACGGGCTTGGGCTTGTCCACGACCGGCTTGCTGACCTTGTTGTTCTTCGGG
This region includes:
- a CDS encoding ATP-dependent 6-phosphofructokinase, which gives rise to MRVGILTGGGDCPGLNAVIRAVSLALIEQHGAEILGIERGFLGLIEGRVRKLDAAGVRGIVNEGGTLLGTHNRADPFHYFGAGGSDVSARAIETLDRAGVDALIAIGGDGTMTIAERFARLGVPVVGVPKTIDNDVAHNERSFGFDSAVAVVAEALGRLETTARSHGRLMVVETMGRHAGWIALEGGLAGGADAMLLPERPFDPDVLAAHCFDRCSRQGFALVCVAEGAHELGGELVLQSGPGSVERLGGVGQRVTEGLQRRLGGDLEVRHTLLGHLQRGGNPTAFDRVLATRFGVQAARMVVAGEFGHMVALQEGQCRAVPLIDVAGRMRQIPESHELLIAAHDLGVCLG
- a CDS encoding SDR family oxidoreductase — protein: MTQDDKQARIALVTGAGSGIGRACSLALAEAGWQVVLAGRRLEALQKTAAAASHPANCLPVAADVSRPEEVRALFERVEADYGRLDLLFNNAGLFVPSVPIDELPVEQWRTSVDVNLTGSFLCAQAAFRLMKKQSPRGGRIINNGSISAHAPRPNSAPYTATKHAITGLTKSLSLDGRAFDIACGQLDIGNALTDMARPMTQGVRQANGQMAVEPTMDLKQVADALLCMASMPLSANVQFMTVMATAMPFVGRG